The sequence ATCATGAAGCTGGCAAAGGATTCGAGCATTGGCACTTCAACCTTCTGCCCTTCGCCAGTCCGCTCGCGGTGGAACAATGCGGCCATTGTCGCATAAGCCGCGTGGAGGCCGGAGACCTTGTCGGCAATCAGCGATGGCATGAAGCGCGGCTGCGGATTGCCATCGACCAGTGGCAGCAAGCTGGTGACCCCGCCTGCCGCTTGGATCACATCGTCATAGGCCTGCAGATCAGCATAGGGGCCGTCCTGGCCAAAGCCGACGCAGTGAACATAGACGATGTCCGGCCGGATCGCCTTGACGGCCTCGTAGTCCAACCCAAGCCGCTCCAGCGCCTTGCCACGGACATTGGCGACAAACACGTCGGCATCGGCCAGCAGCGCCTTGATCACGGCATTGTCTTCCGGCTGCTTCAGGTCGAGCGTGATCGACTGCTTGCCGTGATTGAAGCCAAAGAAGATCGGCGCCATGCCTTTGGTCTTGGCGCTCTTTGCCGCCCAGCGCAGCACGTCGCCGCTGGGGGTTTCCACCTTGATCACCTCGGCCCCCAGATCGGCCAGGATCTGGGTGCAATAGGGGCCGAAGACCACGGTGGTCAGATCGACGACCTTGACGCCCGTCAGCATCGGTAGAGCAGCATTCTCAGGCATCGCTTCAAACAAGTCCCTTGGCGCGCAGACTGGTATGGCCGTGACGGCCGACGATCACGTGGTCATGGACCACGATCCCGAGTAGCCGCCCGGCTTCGGCGATGCGATTGGTGATTTGGATATCTGCGCGGCTCGGCTCGGGTGAGCCGGACGGGTGGTTGTGGACCAGGATCAGCGCCGCTGCCCCGACATCAAGCGCTCGCTTGACCACATTGCGCGGGTGGATCGCCGCCTCATCGAGCGCGCCCTCGCTTTCCAGATGATCGAGTATCAGCCTGTTGCGGGTGTCGAGATAGAGCACCCGCACCCGCTCATGCGTGAGGTGCGCCATGTCGATCGTCAGGTAGTCGATCAGGGTCTGCCAGCTGGCCAGCACCGGCGCCTCGGACAGCTCGGCGCGGGCGAGGCGGCGGGCGCCGAGCGCCACGATCTTCAGCGCCGCCGCGCTGGTTTCACCCATGCCGGGATGCAGTGCCAAGGCCTTGGCATCGGCATTGAGCACGCCGGCCAGGCTGCCGAACCGCGCAAGCAGGCTTTTGGCCAGCGGCTTCACATCCTTGCGCGGGATCGCCAGCATGAGCAGGTATTCGATGACCTCGTGATCGGCGAGCGCCTCGGCCCCGCCACCCAGCAGCCGCGCGCGCAGCCGGGCCCGGTGGCCGGTACCGTGATGCGGTTCGGCGGACTCTTCGTCGCTCACGCCATCTCCCTTTGTCGATGCTGCATTGCCTTTCGCTGCCCGAACGCGCAAGCAGGAACGATGCCGACGGCCGAGGACGAACTACCGGAAAATGCGGCGGAAGCTGCCCCGGCGTCCAGAACCCGGCGCCGGCCCCTGATCCTGACAATTGTTCTTGCCGTGCTTGCCCTTGGCCTCGTCGCGCTCTGGCTGCAGCGCGAGAACCTGGCCCACCGAATCATCGGCAAGCAGCTTGAACAGTATAGTCTCCCGGCCACCTATAAGCTGGAGAAGGTAGGGCCGCTAACCCAGGTGATCAGCGGCGTAGTCGTCGGCGATCCAGCTCAGCCGGACTTCACCGCCGAGCGAGTGGAGATCCATATCGTCCCAACATTGGGCCTGCCCACCATCGGCTCGGTCCGGCTCGTCAAGCCACGGCTCTACGGATCTTACAAGGCCGGGAAACTCAGCTTCGGCAGTCTCGACAAGGTGCTGTTCGCGCCTGGCCCCCAACGCGCGCCGGGGCTGCCGGACTTCGACTTGCGGCTGGAAGATGGCCGCGCGCGGATCGACTCCGACTATGGCCCCATAGGGATCAAGGCAGAGGGGCGCGGGAACCTGCGCAAGGCCTTTGCCGGGGAGCTGGCGGCAATCGCGCCCGAATTGCGGCTGGACGGCTGTCGGCTCACGAATGTCAGCGCCTTTGGCAAGGTGATGAGCGATGCCGGCGTGCCGCAGTTCAGCGGTCCGCTGCGGCTGGGCGGGGCCCGGTGCAGCGATCTGGCAATTGGCCAACTGGCACTGCAGGCGGAGCTCAAGGCGCCAGCCGATCTTTCCAGCCTGACCGCCAGTGGCAAACTGGCGGGCGGCCCGCTTGACTGGGCAGGGCAACGGGTCGCCCGGCTCGGCGGAGACCTTGCACTCTCGGCCAGTGCCACGGCGCTAGCGGCAAGATACGACCTGCAGGCGAGCGACCTGAGCGGGCAGCTCGCAGCGCGCAGGCTGACGCTTGCTGGTTCAGCCCGCAGTCGCGGCACACTGGGGCGCTTCGAGGGCGAGGGGCAGTTTGGCGGCCAGGGGCTGCGACCGGGACCGGCACTGGAACGCATGCTTGTCGAGCTGGAGCAGTCCGCCGCAGGAACCTTGGGCGCGCCGCTATTGGCCAGGCTTCGTGCCGGGCTGCGCCGTGAAGGGGCTGACAGCCGGCTCGCTGCTGAGTTCACGCTCCGCCGCAACGGCGATCTGACCAGCCTGATCGTGCCCGAGTTGGAGCTAACCGGCACCAGCGGGCAGGATCTGCTGGTCCTATCGCGCGGGCAACTTTCCTTGGGCGGGCGGGGCGGCCTGCGGATGACCGGCAACCTGCGCACGGGCGGGCAGGGCTTGCCGCGCTTGTCGGGCCAGGTCGAACGTCGACCCGGCGGCGTGATTGAGGCGCGGCTGGCAATGGCGGAATACCGCGACGGCGATGCTGCCGTCGCCTTGCCGCAACTGATCGTGGTCCGCCGCGCCGACGGCGGGACCGGGCTGGCGGGCCGGGCCACAGTTTCCGGCGCGCTGCCGGGGGGCAGGGTTGATGGGCTGATCCTGCCGGTCGACGGCAACTGGTCGTCGCGTCGGGGCCTGGCCCTGTGGCGTGGCTGCACGCCGCTGCGGTTTGACACTTTGCGTTATGCCAGTCTGACGCTTGACGCCAAGGCGCTGACGCTGTGCCCGGCGCCCGGTCGCGCAATCCTGACCAGCAATGCGGCCGGCACCCGCTTCGCCGCCGGGGTCCCACGGCTGGCGCTGTCGGGCCGGCTTGGCCAGACCCCGATCCTGCTCAATTCCGCCGCGGTCGGGTTCGCCTGGCCGGGTGCGCTGGTGGCGCGCAATGTCGATGTTGCGTTAGGCCAGATCAGCGCTGCGAACCGGTTCACCATCGCGTCGCTCACGGGTCGCCTCGGCGATGTCCAGTCAGGCACGTTCGCCGGGGCTGAGGCCCGCCTGGCCGCCGTGCCGCTCGACATTCTCGCTGCCAGTGGAACCTGGCGCTATGCCGATGGCAGGCTCAGCCTGGGCGAGGGACTGTTCCGGCTTGAGGATCGGCAGGTCGATGACCGCTTCCGCCCCGTCATCGCTCGGGACGCCACGCTGACGCTTGAGAACAACCGCATCGCCGCCTTCGCCGCGCTGCGCGAACCTCAGTCCGACCGAGTGGTGACCGAGGCGATCATTGCCCATGACCTTACGAGCGGGCGCGGCCATGCCGATCTCGCGGTTCGCAACTTGGTCTTTGACGAAAAGCTCCAACCCGACACGCTAACCTACCTGGCGCTGGGTGTGATTGCCAATGCCGAGGGCCTGGTCAACGGGGCTGGCCGGATCGACTGGACCAGCGACGGCGTGACCTCGACCGGGCGCTTCACGACCGACAAGTTCAATTTCGCGGCCGCGTTTGGCCCGGTTGACGGGGTCAGCGGCACGGTTGAATTCACCGATCTGCTGGGACTGGTGACCGCGCCCAACCAACGGCTCAAAATCGCCTCGATCAATCCCGGGATCGAGGTTTTCGAAGGCGAGCTGAGTTTCCAGCTGGAACCTGATGGCCTGTTGGTGGTCAATGGCGCCGAATGGCCATTCGTTGATGGCGAGCTGCACCTTTTGCCAACCCGGTTGACGCTGGGCGCTGCCGAACAGCGGCGCTTTACGCTGAAGGTGGTGGGGGCCGATGCCGCCCAGTTCGTCCAGCAGCTTGAAATGTCGAACATGGCGGCTCGAGGAGTCTTCGATGGCGAGCTGCCGCTGGTGTTCGACGAGGATGGCGGGCGGATCGAAGGCGGACTGCTGGTTGCCCGCGCGCCGGGCGGGAACCTGTCTTACATTGGTGCGCTGACCTACAAGGACATGGGCGCGATGGCCAATTTCGCCTTCCAGTCGCTGCGCTCGCTCGATTTCAAGGGCATGACGATCGGGCTCGACGGCGAACTTGATGGCGAAATCTTCACGCGCCTGCGAATTGACGGGGTGACGCAGGGCGAGGGAGCCAAGCGCAACTTCGTCACGCGGGAGGTGGGGCGCTTGCCGATCCGCTTCAACATCAACATCCGCGCGCCGTTCCAGCGGCTGCTGCATTCGTTCCGCTCGCTTTACGACCCGACCTATGTCCGCGATCCGCGCGAGTTGGGGCTGGTTGACAAGGATGGCAAGCCGATAACCCAGCCTGTAATTCCCCCACCGTTACCTCCCGATATTCAGCCCCCAGACAGCAGGAAAGTGCCATGAAGCCACAACAATTGACCAAGCCGGTCCGGGCTGCGACAAGTTCCGCGATGGAACAAGGGGCATCACGGCAGGGGCGGTCAGGGCTGTTCGGAATGGTCCGGACTGCCGGAATGAAAGGATTGATGCTGATTAGCGGAGCGATGACGCTGGCGGGCTGCATTTCGGTAAATGCGCCGGACAAGCCGATCGTCATCGAGCTGAATATCAATATCAAGCAGGAGGTTGTCTATCGTCTCGCGGCCGATGCCGGGAACACGATCAAGGACAATCCCAATATCTTCTAAGGACCTTATGATGATCAAGATTGCAGCCCGTATCGAACGCAGCGCCCTGGCCGGGGCGGGCTGGGCCGCGCTTGCCGCACTGGCGCTGGTCGCGCCCGCTTCTGCACAGCAGCGCGACCCGGCCTATGCCGCGGCACGCGCCAGCGGCCAGGTGGGTGAGAAGGTCGATGGCTATCTTGGCTTCCCCAGCGCGCCAAGCGCAGAAGTGCGCCGCTTGGCCGACGATATCAACATCAAGCGCAAGGCCGTCTATGCCGAGCGCGCTCAGGCTAACGGCGCCACGATCGAGGAATATGCCTTCTCGGCCGGCTGCCAGGCGATTGCTCGCACCGTCGCGGGTGAAAAGTACCAGGCACCGGACGGATCCTGGCAGACCCGTACCGCTGCAGCGCCCTTGCGCGACCCCCGCTGTCCCTGATTCTGTCTCGGCCTCGCCACAGGGCTAAACTTTAAGCCGCCGGAGCCGGTTATACCGCCTTCGGCGGCGGTTGACTCAGGGCTTGCCCCCACCTAAGGGGCCGGTGCCCTCGGCGGGCAGCCGTTGCCCTTGTCCATCGCTCCCGCATTAGGAGACTGGCATGAACGACGAGCCACCTGCCCGAGACCCCATTGGTGAAGATGCGCGGGTCAACGCGCTCGAAGCGCGGCTCAAGGCTGCACGCGAGCGGGAAGAGCAGCGCAACAAGCCAGGTCTGGGCACGGAAACCGATGCGAATTATCGCCTTGGCAACCGTGTCCTGGCTGAGTTGATCGGGGGAATCGGTGGCGGTGCGTTTATCGGCTGGGTCATTGACCAGTTTGCCGGAACCACCCCCTGGGGTCTGTTGGCGGTGATGTCCCTCGGGATCTTCGTCGCCTTCAGGAACATCATCCGGATTTCGTCCCGGCGCCCTGATTGACCTTGCTTTAGGCCAGAGGGGCGCTGGTTGCATATGAATTGAGCAAGAAGGGTACGTCGCGTGGCCGAAGCGGCTAAAGTCGATCCGATGCACCAGTTCACGATCGAGCCGATGTTCGGCACCGATCACTGGCAGATCGCGGGCTACAATATTGCCTTCACCAATTCCTCGCTGTGGATGGCGATCGCGGCCGTTGCGCTGCTGATCTTCGTCGCCGGCGGGATGAAGCGGGAGCTGGTTCCCGGCCGCTGGCAGATGGCGGTCGAAGGCTTCACCGGCTTCATCGACAACCTGCTGGCCGCCAATATCGGCCCGGCCGGCAAGAAGTATGTGCCCTACATCTTCTCGCTGTTCATGTTCATCCTGTTTGCCAACATCCTCGGCCTGATGCCGCTGGGCCTGGTTGGCGTGCACCCCTTCACCTTCACCAGCCATTTCACCGCCACCGGCGTGCTGGCGGTGATGAGCTTCGCGATCGTGTTGATCGTCGGCTTCTGGAAGCACAAGCTGCACTTTTTCTCGCTGTTCGTGCCGCATGGCACCCCGCTGGTAATGATCCCGCTGATCTTCGCGATCGAGCTGGTATCCTTCCTGGTGCGGCCCTTCAGCCTCGGCCTGCGACTGTTTGTGGCCATGATGGCTGGGCACGTGTTGCTGGAAGTGCTGTCGGGCTTCGTGATCAACGGTGTCAATGCCGGCCTCGGCATCGGCCCGGTGGTCTCGATCCTCAGCTTCGCGCTGATGATCGCGATCTGCGCCCTGGAAATCCTGGTTGCCGGGATCCAGGCCTACGTCTTTGCGCTGTTGACTTCGCTGTATCTCAACGACGCCGAAAACCTTCACTAAGTCCAATCCAACCACACGAATATTCGTAAAAGGAGTTATCGAAATGGAACCTGCAAGCGCCAAGCTGATCGGTGCTGGTCTCGCTGCCATCGGCGCCGGCATGGCCGCCATCGGCGTGGGCAACGTCTTTGGTTCGTTCCTGGAAAGCGCGCTGCGCAACCCGGGCGCGGCTGACGGCCAGCAGGGCCGCCTGTTCATCGGCTTCGCCGCCGCGGAACTTCTGGGCCTGCTTTCGTTCGTCGTCGCGATGATCCTGATCTTCGTCGCCTAAGACCTACGATTGACTGACCGACCGGCTGGCTTCCGTCCTTTGGACGGGGCTGGCCGGGCAGACTGCGGACGCCCCAATGCCTCAAATCGCGCAACTTGCCGAAACCTGGTCCAGCCAGATCTTCTGGATGCTGATCTTCTTCGGCTTCATCTTCTTCGTCATTGGCCGGGGCATGGTCCCCAAGGTCATGGCGACCGTCGAGACGCGTGACCGGCAGATCGCCAGCGATCTGGCCGCGGCCGAAGCTGCCCGCGCGGCAGCCGATGCCGAGGAAGAGGCCTGGCGCGCCCAGGCCAACCGCCAGCGTGCCGAAGCCCAGGCCTTGATCGCCAAGGCCAAGCTCGAAGCGGCCAAGGCCAGCGAAACCCGTCTGGCCAAGGCCAATGCCAAGCTGGATACCAAGCTGGCCGAAGCCGAAGCTGCGATTGCCGCTGCGCGCAGCGGTGCCTTGAAGGAAATCGAAAAGGTCGCCGCCGAAGCTGCCGGGGATATCGTTGCCCGCGTGGCTGGCGGCCTTAAGGTCGATGCCAAGGCCGCCACGGCTGCGGTGAAGGAAGCGCTCAATGGCTAATCTCTTCGTTCTTGCGGCCGAAGCTGCCGAAGCGGCCGAGCACGGCGCAGCCCACGCTGCCCCAGAGGCCTTTGGCCTGGGCCCGGTCACCTGGGTCGCTCTGGCGATGACCGTGCTGATCCTTGTCGCGATCTGGAAGAAGGTCCCGGCGATGATCACTTCGGGTCTCGACAACAACATTGCCGAGATCCGCAAGCAGCTCGACGAAGCCAAGGCCCTGCGTGCCGAGGCAGAAGCCTTGCGCCAGGAATATGCTGACAAGATCGCGGGCGCCGAAAAGGATGCCGCCGCGATGATCGAGCACGCCAAGTCGGAAGCCGACGCGATCGTCGCCAAGGCTGAGGTCGATACCAAGGCGCTGATCAAGCGCCGCGAGAAGATGGCCGAAGACAAGATCGCCGCTGCCGAACGCGGTGCAATTGCCGAACTGCGCGCCAAGGCGGCCAATGCCGCGGCCAGCGCCGCGCGCCAGCTGATTGCTGCCAACCATAACGCCAAGGCCGACAAGAGCCTGGTCGACGAGGCGATTGGCGGGATCTGATCCCGGCTCTCAGACTTGCACTTGCAAAGGGCGGCCTAACAGCCGCCCTTTTCATTTGCCGGGTTCGAGCACGACCTTGCCGACTATCCCGCGCGTCGCCATCGCTGCATAGGCCTCTTCCCAGCGGCTGAGCGGCAGGATCCGGTCGATGTGCGGATTGAGCCGGCCATCGGCGGCAAGTGTCGCCACGGCCTCGCGGATGGCCTTGCCGCGCTCGGGAAAGCGGCGGGCATATTCACCCGCGCGCACGCCGACCACCGAGAAGCCTTTGATCAGCGGGATATTGGTCGAGATTTCGGCAATTCGGCCACTGGCAAAGCCGATCACCAGCAGCTTGCCGCCAAAGGCGACGCAGCGGGTGCTCTCATCGAACACGTCACCGCCGACCGGATCATAGACCAGATCGCACAGGCGCCCGCCGGTCAGTTCGGCCACCTGCTCGCGGAACCGGCCCTCGGCCAGGATCACGGCCTCGGCATCGCAGGCTGCGCGCAGGGCGGCGAGCTTGGCAGGCGAGCCGGTAGTGGCAATGACATGGGCACCCAGCCGCTTGGCCAGCTCCACTGCGGCCAGGCCCACGCCGCCGCTGGCACCGTGGACCAGCACCCATTGCCCGGCCTTCAGTGCGCCGATTTCGACGAGGGCGGTATAGGCCGTGCCATAGGCCGCGCCGAGGGCGGCGGCGGAGACCATGCCAATCCCCGACGGCATGGCCGAGAGCGCGCGGGCCGGCACCACCGCATATTCGGCAAAGGCACCGGTCTTGTTGCCGCCATAGACCCCGTCGCCGGGTTTGAAGCCGCTGTCGGGATCAGCGTCGACCACCTCGCCCGCAAATTCGAGGCCAGCGATGAACGGCACTTCCGGTTTGAACTGGTATTCCCCGCGCGTCATCAGCAGGTCAGGGAAATTGAGCGAGGCGGCGTGGACCTTGACCAGCACCTCGCCCGGCTCGCGCTTCGGAATGGGCAGATCGACCAGCGCACAGCCAGATAGGTCGGTCGAAAGCGTCTGAATCTGGAGCGCCTGCATTGCGGTCAGAAGGTGTCCTTGGCGGCACGCAGCGCGGCAAAGGTGGACACGGCATCGCCGCCGCCCCAACGGGCTGCCAAAGCGGGATCGTCGGCCCGCAGGAATGGATTGGTGGCCAGCTCACGCGATAGCGGCGTCGGCACCGTTGGCTTGCCGGCCGCGCGCGCCTTCTCGATCTGGGCGGCGTAGTCCTGCAGTGCAGCATTGTCCGGATCGGCATGGAGGGCGAAGCGGGCATTCGATGCCGTGTATTCGTGCGCGCAGTAGAGCAGGGTTTCCGGCGGCAGCGCCTTGATCCGCGAGAGGCTGGCCCAGAACTGGTCCGGCTGGCCTTCGAACATCCGCCCGCAGCCCAGCGCAAAGACGGCATCGCCAACGAAGGCAGCGCCAGCTTCGGCGAGATGGAAGGCGATATGGCCGTTGGTATGGCCTGATACGTCGATCACCTCGGCAGTATAGGCACCCAGGGTCACCTTGCTGCCATGCGTCACCACTTGGTCCGGCGCAGCGATCCGCTCAACTTCCGCGGGTGCGATCACAGTGCAACCCGTCGCCGCCTTGATCGCGGCGTTTCCGCCGGCATGATCCGGGTGCCAGTGCGTGTTCCAGATATGGGTGATCTGCCAGCCTTTGCGCCCGGCTTCGCGCAGATAGGCATCGGCATCAGGGGTATCGATGCAGGTGGTTTCCCCGCTGTCCGGATCGTGGAGCAGGTAACCATAGTTGTCGGACAGGCAGGCGAACTGATGAATTTCGAGCATCGACCGAGGATAAACCTATTCGCCCCCCAAAGCAAAATGGGCAAAGCAAAAGCCCGCCCGGATTGCTCCGGACGGGCCTTTGTTGGTTTAGCCTGAGGCTGGCGAAGGAGGATTAGTCCTTCTTGGCCTTCAGCGCGGCGCCCAGGATGTCGCCCAGCGAAGCGCCGGCATCCGAGGAACCGTACTGTTCCACGGCTTCCTTTTCTTCGTGCAGCTGACGTGCCTTGACCGAGAAGTTCGGCTTCTTCGAACGATCGAAACCGATCACCATGGCGTCGAGCTTCTGGCCAACCTGGAAGCGGTCGGTCCGCTGCTCGTCGCGGTCGCGGCCCAGGTCCGAACGCTTGATGAAGCCGGTGGCGCCATCTTCGCCGGCCTGCACTTCGAGGCCGCCATCGCGGACTTCGAGGACAGTGACGGTGACGACTTCGTTCTTCTTCAGGCCCGAAGAGGCAGCAGCCACGCCAGCGGCCGGAGCGCCCTTTTCAAGCTGCTTCATGCCGAGCGAGATGCGCTCCTTCTCCACATCGACGTCGAGCACGATGGCCGAAACCTGCTCGCCCTTGCGGTGCAGGGCCAGCGCGTCTTCGCCCGAGATGCCCCAGGCGATGTCCGACATGTGGACCATGCCGTCGACGTCGCCATCGAGGCCGATGAACAGGCCGAACTCGGTCGCGTTCTTGACTTCGCCTTCCACGGTCGAACCGACCGGGTGCTTCTCGGCGAAGGCTTCCCAGGGGTTCTGCTGGGCCTGCTTGAGGCCCAGGCTGATGCGGCGCTTGTCGCTGTCGACTTCCAGCACCAGCACGTCGACTTCCTGCGAGGTCGAGACGATCTTGCCGGGGTGGACGTTCTTCTTGGTCCAGGACATTTCCGAAACGTGGACCAGGCCTTCGATTCCGGCTTCCAGCTCCACGAAAGCGCCGTATTCGGTGATGTTGGTGACGGTCCCGCGCAGCTTGGCGCCAACCGGGTACTTGGCGGCAACGCCTTCCCACGGATCGCTTTCCAGCTGCTTCATGCCCAGGCTGATGCGCTGGGTATCCTGGTTGATGCGGATGATCTGCACCTTCACGGTGTCACCGATATTGATGACTTCGTTCGGATGGTTGACGCGCTTGTAGCTCATGTCGGTGACATGGAGCAGGCCGTCGATGCCGCCGAGGTCGACGAAGGCACCGTAATCGGTGATGTTCTTCACGACGCCGTCGATGATCTGGCCTTCGGCCAGGTTCATGATCAGGCCCGAACGCTGTTCGGCGCGGGTTTCTTCCAGCACGGCGCGGCGCGAAACGACGATGTTGCCGCGGCGGCGGTCCATCTTCAGGATCTGGAACGGCTGCGGCACGTCCATCAGCGGCTGCACGTCGCGCACGGGGCGGATATCGACTTGGCTGCCGGGGAGGAAGGCAACGGCGCCGTTGAGGTCGACCGTGAAGCCGCCCTTGACGCGGCCGAAGATCACACCTTCGACGCGCTTGCCTTCACCGAATTCTTCTTCGAGCTTGTCCCAGGCGGCTTCGCGGCGGGCGCGGTCGCGGCTGAGCATGGCATCGCCATCGGCGTTTTCGACGCGGTCAACGAAGACTTCGACTTCGTCACCGACCTTGAGGCCATGCGGCTGGCCCGGCATGGCGAATTCCTTGAGGGGAACGCGGCCTTCGCTCTTGAGGCCGACGTCGATCACGGCCTTGTCGCCTTCGATCGCGGTAATGGTGCCCTTGACGACCCGGCCTTCAAAGCCGCCATCAGCGGCGCCACCGAGGGATTCGTCGAGCAGCGCGGCAAAATCGTCGCGCGTGGGGTTGGCTGCAGAAGCCATATGTACAGTTTCCTGTCTATCGATGTTTCCGGCCAAGCGGTTGTATCCGCTGG comes from Novosphingobium ginsenosidimutans and encodes:
- the rpsA gene encoding 30S ribosomal protein S1 codes for the protein MASAANPTRDDFAALLDESLGGAADGGFEGRVVKGTITAIEGDKAVIDVGLKSEGRVPLKEFAMPGQPHGLKVGDEVEVFVDRVENADGDAMLSRDRARREAAWDKLEEEFGEGKRVEGVIFGRVKGGFTVDLNGAVAFLPGSQVDIRPVRDVQPLMDVPQPFQILKMDRRRGNIVVSRRAVLEETRAEQRSGLIMNLAEGQIIDGVVKNITDYGAFVDLGGIDGLLHVTDMSYKRVNHPNEVINIGDTVKVQIIRINQDTQRISLGMKQLESDPWEGVAAKYPVGAKLRGTVTNITEYGAFVELEAGIEGLVHVSEMSWTKKNVHPGKIVSTSQEVDVLVLEVDSDKRRISLGLKQAQQNPWEAFAEKHPVGSTVEGEVKNATEFGLFIGLDGDVDGMVHMSDIAWGISGEDALALHRKGEQVSAIVLDVDVEKERISLGMKQLEKGAPAAGVAAASSGLKKNEVVTVTVLEVRDGGLEVQAGEDGATGFIKRSDLGRDRDEQRTDRFQVGQKLDAMVIGFDRSKKPNFSVKARQLHEEKEAVEQYGSSDAGASLGDILGAALKAKKD